A window of Pleuronectes platessa chromosome 20, fPlePla1.1, whole genome shotgun sequence genomic DNA:
ctcAAGCAAAgtcagaaaacatcttcatcaatttcacaacacaacacattacagaagcGTGCGGCAAATGGAGGCAAAatgacaacggaagtgtttccagaggacggCTATAAGAGATGGACACTGCTGTCACAGAAGACACAAAAGCGTCCAATACATCAAACAAATTCAGTTCtacacaggggtcggcaacccgttATCTTGACGTTGTCATATTCATAATTCTAGgcagaatatgagtctgatactgctccattgggctgtgattaggGGGCGCTTTTCAATCGAACCAGGggaaaaaatgcctcttcgctcaattggatagacctacaaccaatcagagcaatgaATTATTTGACGTATgtaaagcgacgcatagttgttgtcaacagaactcaactgcacaCACGCTggcagaagtagaagaagaagaggagtaaaaacgatttttgccggtgttgtaaaaataatttaaggctACACGGAGAACTTACCTAGCCTGGATgtcagacgaacttagccccgcccacaacattttggtcgggcagttcggtctggagtcgctccattgggaaaaaattatggcccgactgggccaatcagattgtcagggcgggctttatacgatgattgacagatgatcaacggtaacgtaatcaaccacgtcatcacagtgccctcgggttgaattcgttttcaacaaacatgcctgccgctggcgagctgagatgtgtagatgctgccattgagtctgttttagaagacatcgacagcgcattcattttgaaagaggaacacagaacgtggaggcgacgccagagcaccgcgctaatccctatcgccccagcgcttggctgttcacaacggacactgaagcgacgctgaaccgccgggcagcgctaataatatcacccgttgatcgctgcacggctttgtgccagtcacaccggaggctgaagcaccacgctgcgccaaggctgcctcgcggtgcttcagcctccggtgtgaccggcacaaagttttaacatgggagtggatgggagccagctgttatttaaggcttggcgctgcgctgaagcgtccggtgtgaacccagtaaataactcacactgcgttgcttagcatacgtcacatactacgttgctctgattggttgtaggtctatccaattgagcgaagaggaattttacttcctggtcagttgaaacacgccccataattttttcccaatggagcgactccagaccgaaactgcccgaccaaattgttgtgggcgggactaagttcgtctggcatccaggctagaacttaccaacacgatcagcttttttgagagaaacagtaaaggtgaatgcacctacgaacaagttctccgtttaggattacaactccacaacacatcaaacaaatcgtatcgcatttgtcggtcctgtaagaacttaatatcacggttggaacgcgacattcccgtgtcccatcttcttcgcgacCATCGGGGCAAGCTGATCAATTAAACTTTTTCCAAATCCCTTAGGACGAcggcaaaaacatcttttcgatctacaaataccttgatcgcgtttctctgatcctctttcaaaatgaatgcgctgtcgatgtcttctaaaacagactcaatggcagcatctacacatctcagctctccagcggcaggcatgtttgtggaaaacaaagtcgacccaagcgctctttgatgACGTAGTTGATTAAGTAACTGCTGATCAGATATATAtggttgatcatctgtccatcatcgtataaagcccgccctgacaatttgattggtccgaacagcttctgttcgggcatagttTCTTCCAAACGGAGCAATGCCAAACCGAACTTCCTGACCTCAGATGTTGCTCATTAGattaaatttgtttgttttgatctcTGCtctattttgttttatatagaTCTCTGATCTACTGAGTCCAGTATCACACAGATGACCGACGGAGCCAAACCATCCCAGTAAAAACACAAGCATATCAAAATATGTATCTTAATTTTATAGATTgaggacatcacagctgtctctgaatGGAACAATcctgctgtttgacatttacCGTCATTCATGTCAACGAGGGCTCCTCCGTCATCGCTGCTTCACTGtccttgtgtgtgagtgtaaaatagagAAATTATGTAGAAATCAGTAAAAACAAGATATATCAACACAGATCTTTCGTGTTTTTCaatgatttatattttataaggGACATAACAACTTTTAAGTCTATTTAAAACAGTGAACTATGATTATTTATAATATGAATATCTGTTGATAAATCctaataagtatttttttagcGAAGGTTGCAACTGTGTCACCTCTCTCCTTTATGAATCCTCAAATGTCTTGTACAATAGGACTGAATCTTTAATCTTTTACCACAATCAGATCAACaaaacggtttctctcccgtATGAATCCTCTTATGTGTATTTAGAGTGCCCCTATGACTAAATCCtttatcacactcagagcacctaaacggtttctctcctgtatgaatcctcttATGTCTATTCAGAGTGCCCCTATGACTAAATCcattaccacactcagagcacctaaacggtttctctcctgtatgaatcctcaaatgtgtatttagatcacccctttggttaaatcttttaccacagtcggagcaactaaacggtttctctcctgtatgattcctcatatgtatatttagactGTCCCTAcggctaaatcttttaccacactcagagcaactaaactgtttctgtcctgtatgaatcctcttATGTATATTTAGATGGCCCCCCTGGTTAAATCGTTTACCACACtcggagcaactaaacggtttctctcctgtatgaatcctcatatggaTATTTAGATTGCCCCTATGGTTAAATCTtgtaccacactcagagcaactaaacgattttttttttgtcttacatcccatatcactgagaggctgtttgttatttcttgtattcaaaccagtctgaggttccctggtctccatccaatgATCCTCACtctcttcagtctcagaagagtcttcagtcttgtcctcaggacctggttgtaaacgtccatcaggacctgagttcctggctggttctggtcctccacagtccgcTCTGCTCTCCTTCGTCTCACTCGGATGAAGCGTTgacgatttaagtttctcttcatcttcttcactcttcacagcgacaggagtcaatgtgaacttgatatcagcctcctccagtccttgaagctgctgtccatactgattggtccacggttccttctgttcctctttaatgtggtgGGGCTcagggtcctcctggtccacaagggggctccaATGCTGCTCCTCAGGGGGAACATCTTCTTTATTCACTATCACTTGCTGGATGTCTGTAggacaatgaaaaacaaatacacacgtttatcatttcagagtttcctgaagtcttttgaaaaacttgtgttgtgtcgttTTAATGTCAACATATCACTTCGAGGCTGTTTGTTATTACTTGTATTCAAACCAGTCTGAGGTtccctggtctccatccaatcatcctcactgtcttcagtctcagaagagtcttcagtcttgtcctcagGAACTGGTTGTAAATGTCCAccaggacctgagttcctggctggttctggtcctccacagtccgcTCTGTTCTCTTTCGTCTCTCTCGGATGAAGCTTTgacgatttaagtttctcttcatcttcttcgcTCTTCACAGTGCcaggagtcaatgtgaacttgatatcagcctcctccagtccctgaagcttctgtccatcctgattggtccaccgttcctcctgttcctctttaatgtgggggggctctcggtcctcctgctcctcagggggAACCTCTTCTATAATCACCATCAGTTGCTTGAtgtctgcaggacacactgaaacaaaaatacacacgtTTATCATTTAAGAGTTTCCTGAAATGATTTGtaaaacttgtgttgtgttgtttaatgTCGACTGTTGAGATTTTTGAAGGATTACATTCAGAAAGCAGAGATGTTGAGGTATTTTACAGTTGGTGTTACGACACAGTTCGTAAAGGAAGAAGCATAAAAAAACGGGTTTCTGGTATATATAAAAAATCATTTTGAGGCCAAATAAATCAATTAGGTCACATACAGAGGAGAACAGGGCGAGGGGAAGTTAGTAAGTtggttaagctgctttcagagaaGACCTGTGGGTAATACCTCGCGTCTCTGGAAACGCATGCAGCTCTTCGGCcactctgcagtggctccctgtgcagtatTGTGCATGTCGCGTATATTTTTCtcgaacagtgaactttacgaatcagttttcatatgttgaacgtggaCCTGagggaacgtcacgttaatttgttAAATCCTCATAGTATCAGCCCAgaatgaaataccaggagcgggcgactgtgtgtgtgcgcgctcccACACAacgcatacacacatatattttacattaaattatAGAAATTAAGGTCTAGCCTAATAATTGGTTTCATAGCAAGGCATAGCACTATGATTTGTTGTGCCTTTTGTTTGCAGGGTATGAATAAATTAGCAGGCAAAATTAGCAATAatataaacaattaaaaacaacatttcttttaggAATTTATATATATCAATCACAGtttaaggcaaggggtagtgattgatacagttttctttaaaaaacaatctttcattttcacactCCACCTTTAAACTATGAAATTAACTGAACTATGacctagttcagaatttaaatggtgaactataaacgtgaactattcatgttaacttgtatgaactgaactttgaactagttcatgaggtgtgaacttgcacaacaccattagcaacacagcaggaggttttccgcacagactcgttcacaacagcatcaaatcctcctcattagattaagattaagatgcatttattcgtcccaaacacatgcacagacatgcaaaggcacactcatgcaggtagggaaatttaatctctgcttttgacccatctggtgcaggacacacagagcagtgagcgaccatgtacggcgctcggggagcagatgttgggggagtaaggtgccttgctcaggggcactagacagggtagggagactcttggatttttggacagatcaatccaggttcgtctttagttgtctctccgtggagtcgaaccagagacgaaccagagaccttctctgcccatagtccaagtttctgccactagaccaccgcctctgcaggcgagaggtggagcagacgggggcagcagacagagaccgGAAGTGACGTGTTAACTCCGCTGCCCGGGCTTATGCTAGCTACCGTTAGCATGTTAGCGGTTCCTCTAGGggctgacctgctctgtgcagccagACTTTGGGCTGCATCACGccatcgagcagcctcctctggcggcaGATCTCCCGCTCGGACTGCTCTGCCCGCTCCACTCGGCCCTCGTACTCTAACAAGGTTTTCTCAAGCCCCGCGAGGATCTGATCCCCCGCCGCCATTAGCCGCTCGCTGAGCTTCGCTCTCAGCTCCGGGACGCgagcctttcctcctccttcctccacctgcagcaggaagtcttcagcggcagcgctgatccgctcatgtaccgacatccgcagcagctgcacggcggacatgttcctcctctctgcactctgagtctctgaggggACAAAGACCATAGAAGACAAccagagacaggaaacagagactcCGAGCCAGCAGCGAACCCTGTTGGACTGGAGGACGAAGACGAAATAATATTTCTACTAACTAATACTGCACAgtagaaatgtttaattaattaatgtaatAGTACCATACTGTGATCTACTCGTGGTATAATGACCTTGTCCTATTTCTAAGTATTTAAATGATATCATGGCTACACTCATATTCCACAGGGACCCTGAGCACATGCTGTCTTCTCTCTCACATTTCTTTTTAACCTTTAGACACACTGGATTTTGAATGTGAGTGAGGTTTATGTCCCAGTGAGACAGATTATTCTCTTTGTTGTTGAAAGGTCAGACGGGCCCATCCTTATCTGACAAAAACCTGCCTAATAATCTGAGATATTTTACCTTCACAGGATCCgcgtccttctctcctccttccctcctcgaGTCAGATCCCGGtgaaaaagttaaatcaaagCAATGTGCGAGGAGGTCGTAGCTGTTGCAGGAGTCACTCATTGTTCCAGAGAGGTGAcggatgaagaggagcaggaggtagaggaggaagaggaggcctgCAGCTGCATCACAGCCACCACACGGGAcattaataaaaagaagaaggagaagagatcCTGCAGTATTCCTCCTCTGTGCAGCCTCCACTTCCTAATATTAAACTTGCATCCACCCCCCACACAATAACATGGCCGACCctgcctgcctctgcctgcgGGACTGGAGCCTTACAGCTGGGAATCCGTCCGGTCACAGCTGATCCGGGAACAGCTGGATGTTAAGACAGCAGAGGATAATAAGAAAAGGAGGGATGGGGTCAGaggagaaggatgaggaggaggatagtTTCATGCAGAAAAATAGGAGGACCCACAATGCATGCTGCACAGTCACAAATGCAGAGCTCTAAATCCCCCTGGTGGTTGCGATCGGGCCACTGCAGCTGAAGGAGCACATCcataaaaaaaattggattCCACTTAGAGGGTTTGGGAAAAGATGATATAAAAATATAGTAATTcgtaataaataatattaatatactaaatgtcacattattgttTCTCAGTTTGATCCATATGTGTTATACAAATGCAATATATCACAATATGGTACCACGTTTTGTATTAACACATATTTAAGGTAATTGTTATGTTGTGCGTTTTGGGATTTCTGGACGTGTACGAGCCAGAGACCAATTTTCAACTATAATggaataaaatggaaaaacagaaaaactaaaacttcTCATAGGGCattatgaaaacacaacaggaagcccgccattttgcatTTAATGGCCATTTTTGgcaatattccacatttttactttgaggtacttgtaccagaGCTTacttcagatcaacttcaaattaaaatgaaaacaaaaacaatttctaCTATtgctaggactgcaaagcagcactgaaagtgcccgagcacatgcattttgaagcgttgcatgcGAGATGCACTCTGCATCTGTCAAGTGATGTGGATCTTGCCTGCTAAAGGCTCATtagattaaatgtttgttttgaatcactACCATATGATCTGTTGTTTTATATAGATCTGTAATCTACTGAGTCCAGTATCACACAGGTTGACAGACGGATCCAAATCATCCCAGTAAAAACACAAGCATATCAAAATATTTATCTTAATTTCATAGATTgaggacatcacagctgtctctgaatGGAACACTcctgctgtttgacatttacCGTCATTCATGTCAACGAGGGCTCCTCCGTCATCGCTGCTTCACTGtccttgtgtgtgagtgtaatgcTGCGTTCCAGACGACTCATATGTCAGATATTCTGACCTGAAATTTCCCAGTTCTCGTGATGAGACGATTCAACTGTAGCCAGTGCAGCCCCCGTTCgtacagagacaaagaggagggtGACGACGCCATCATCTTTTTATTGGACCTTTCttcttggaaacacattcaatacataaaggagaacacacactgccATTGAATCTCACAAACCAAGAAACCATTGTTTTAAACAAACGTATTTAATCATATGAAcaagttaaaaacacacattaaggAGCACACTTTAACCTTAACCTCTTAAGAAACGGGTGATAttcgcctaaaacgcctgtttgaggacacccaaattaaattgaacgctgttcttgaaccatttagagtacatgcatggtcttggtctcttttgagAGGTAACATTCTGACCTTTCCCCCTTAACAGTCATAATCACTATAAGTActactggcattgagtaatagcagttggcacacagtgaagtagaaggtttttatttttgcctGAATATCttggtaaacagatgcctgctgaTGACTctagctggaaaacacaatggggccctagcatgaagccttgactagcccGAGTTaaaatttgataacaataccacagaaaatgaatatttgacagattttttccTAAGGCCATGTCTAGGCGTTTTCCACAAAGACCATTTGGAGACTCTAACAGACCCTttgtaaccatggtaaccaacCAGGCTAAAAAGTCTAATTTTACACTTAAAaacatacttttatataaaggagacaaaaccgGTCAAATGGTTTAaaatttatacaaataaacatctttcataTATTTTAGCAACATGTAGCAGTCACGACGGAGACAAAACACGGACGCACGGCGCTCTGGCACCAGCTGGACACTGTTGCGCAGTCATTTGCATGGGGCCTCCGTATTTTTTTCCCGTGGATCATCACTTTTTTACGATGGAAATTTCATTGGCTAAACGATACGCCAGTCATCATAACAATCGGTAGCAATTGGCTCAGTCTTTTAATGTCAGAAGATGGGCAGGCTCTGTCCGTCAACGAGGTGCATCGTTGGCTCTTGTAGGCTGTGGACAGACCATGCCAGCTCCTATTGGGTTAAGTTTAGATTGACAGCTCACTTAACCCAATAGGAGCTGCTAGCCAGCATTTGGGAAGCATTGTTTACATGAACACATAGTTAGAGTGAGAGTACAACACGGAGGTGATGGCTGCACAGCAGACAGCACCTCTGTGTAAACAACAGACTGtggctattctttgatgaaatagtgCGTTATGGAGTGATTATATTAGTGGATTGgatcgtctggacctttggcgatgtaccaacaccgtttttgttggaattttatttatctgtggattaatatgaTGATTCTCCGGTAAGTGGCGACAACTTTTTTCTAATTTCCGGTCTGACTGACGCTGAACTGAGACGTTTATTGTACCGGCTGTGGAGATCGgatcttgaaatggtttacatcagtggaatcagaagaatcttagCTTTCTAACTATATGTTGTATCAGAACCGCAgttctttaaatataaatgtttgacACTGATCGATAAAAAATACACACCTGGCGGGCGTATCATGGCCCGTATTCGGGCCATGATACCTCAAGCAGTTAAAACGACATGAAGGACTTtatgaaaaatagataaattatgTAGAAATCAGTAGAAACAAGATATATCAACACAAATCTTCCGTGTTATTCAATGAGTTCTATTTTCTGGTCACATAAAACCTGTTAAGTCTATTTAAAACACTGAACTATGAATATGTATAAAATGAATATCTGCTGATGAATCCTAATAAGTCTTTTGTTGCAAAGGTTGCAACTGAGTCACTTCTCTCCTTCATGAATCCTCAAATGTCTCGTACAATAGGACTGAATCTTTAATCTTTCACCAATCAGATCAACtcaacggtttctctcctgtatgactcctaatatgtgtatttagactgcCACTTTtgataaatcttttaccacattCAGAGCATTTAAACGGTTTCTCTACTGTATGAGTCCTCATATGTGAATTTAGATTGCACCTATGACTAAAACccttaccacactcagagcaccTAAACGGTTTTTCTCCTGTATGagtcctcatatgtgtatttagactgcCACTTTCtgtaaatcttttaccacactcagagcaactaaacggtttctctcctgtatgactcctcatatgtatatttagatgGCCAcgttggttaaatcttttaccacactcagagcaacttaactgtttctctcctgtatgactcttaatatgtgtatttagatggcACCTTTGGCTAAATCGTTTACCACACTCTGAGCAActaaactgtttctctcctgtatgactcctcatatgtctatttagatCTCCCCTAtggctaaatcttttaccacactcagagcaactaaactgtttctctcctgtatgactcctcacaTGTTTATTTAGATCTCCCTTATAGCtatatcttttaccacactgagagcaactaaacgattttttttctgtcttacatCCCATATAACTTAGAGGCTGTATGTTATTTCTCGTATTTAAACCAGTCTGAGGTtccctggtctccatccaatgATCCTCACtctcttcagtctcagaagagtcttcagtcttgtcctcaggacctggttgtaaacgtccatcaggacctgagttcctggctggttctggtcctccacagtccgcTCTGTGCTTCTTCGTCTCACTCGGATGAAGCTTTgacgatttaagtttctcttcatcttcttcactcttcacagtgACAGGAGTCgatgtgaacttgatatcagcctcttccagtccttgaagctgctgtccatcctgattggtccacggctcctcctgttcctctttaatgtgggggggctcagggtcctcctggtccacaaggcggctccactgctgctcctcagggGGAACATCATCTTTATTCACTATCACTTGCTGGAAGTCTGCAGGatacactgaaacacaaatacacacgtttatcatgtcagagtttcctgaagtgttttgaaaaacttgtgtAGTGTAATTTAATGTCAACATATCACTTCGAGGCTGTTATTTCTTGTATTCAAACCTGTCTGAGGTTCCCTagtctccatccaatcatcctcactgtcttaagtgttttgaaaaacttgtgttgtgtcgttTAATGTCAACTGATTTTTGAAGGATAACATTCAGAAAGCAGAGATGTTGAGGTTGTTAACAGTTGGTGTTACGACACAGCTCGTAAAGGAAGCAGCATAAAACAAAGGGTTTCTGgtaaaaaacgtttttaatttTGAGGCCAAATAAACCAAGTAGGTCACTAACAGAGGAGAACAGGGCAAGGGGAAGTTAGATAGTtggttaagctgctttcagacaagacCTGTGGATAAAACTTAGAGAAAtgtgtccagactttctctttcagacatgagcaacacagcagcaggttttctgcacagactcgttcacaacagcatcaaatcctcatcctcattattcaggtgagagttGGAgccatagatatatagatatataaaggctagatgtctcgtcctCGTTGCCGGCCAACAGAGTCGAACGACCGCACATGGCTGCCAACTTGCCACAGTCatctcgctcacccataacattgtggtGGTAGTGGTACATGTGGACTTCATCAACACCAACATCAACAGTGTCACCACCCTCAAACGTATCACTATATTCCCTAACCAGAAGCCATGGATGAACAAAGTGGTCTGTCTACTGCTGAAGGCACGAGACATCGCTTTCAGATCAGGTGATGCTCAGGGgccggtatttcaaaacttgTAATCCAGATCAGAATGATCCGGATAACCAAATCCCCCTGTCCTCATCCACGGATCAACCTGATCTATcccggtatttcaaaactttGCTGGATTGGATCAGAGTGATCCTGATATCGGCAGATTGGGATGTCCAAATCCGTCCCGCCCCCTggatcacagacaggaaacgggaaatggagccaacattttacagaaaaaggagaagctaGCTCAACTATTGTCTCTGAATTAAAGTATAATCTTAGCCAGTGTTGATGCGTCCTCAGACTAGATGAAAGGCAATCATTATATTGAGTTAACCAATTATGTAAATCAGCACAAAGTTGAGAGAAGAGCTCGGCGATCTCTAATTAAGCAGAGTTCGCGCTAATGCGAGCTAACGCTGCTCCATTGACTCCTGTGTTAAGGAGCTAACAAGCTAGTAAATAGGCTAGCGTCTGTATGTCGCGGTCCACAGTCCATTTGAATGCATTCACTCGCAAGGCATTGTgtgtagattttaaaatgtgttgtacataTCTTTTTAGGAAACAGTTGTTAACAAAGGGGACAGCCCTAAAACCTtaatattagattttctttacagATGTCTGTGGGAAGAGACTTGCACAGACTTGCTCCAAATGGCATTACTTTTTGAGCTTTGGCTATgaaaattaagtgtgtgtgctgaatgcatgtgaataaaaacatttgacagagtTTCAGTGGAGGCCTTTATCAGTGGGtaacttaacaaaaaaaacttactTAAATAAGCGCAAAAGGCAAGCTGAGAAGGGGGATGGCTACAATGAACTACTGAAGGTGGAAACGGAACGGGCTCAGCAACAAATAATtctaacaaatgaacaaatcaaactaaCACTTCTTAAACAAGAAGAAGTGAAGTTAAGAATTCAGTTGCTGGAAAAGCAGTTAAAAGACTGAAATGTATACTGCATAGtttaacactgtttgtttaataaatcacattgtttttccttcataatTCCTTGTTAATTGGAGTTTGTAATGTCACTTACACGCAGTAGTGtaatgtttattctgtgttgcaCTTCTGACGCCGATTTGTTAAAGCATTGCAGTGAACAGCGCGCatgtttgcagaaaaaaaaaaaaaagaacgtgaaaaggaaataaacattgatCAAACAGCAGTGAAGCTTAGTTGTATTAAACAAAGAACTTTGGGAGCAGTTACACTTCAACTGTTCAAATCTTAACATGTAATCTCCCTCAAATCCACCTCTGAGGTGGGATCAGGGTGATCCTGATTTTTaggatcaaactgatccagatttcccacttaagttttgaaatactcaacagcagcttttaatCCGGATCAAAGGCAGGATTGGATTGCCAAATCTGAATCTTCAGGATCAGATTTGCTTTGAAATACCCGTTTTTAGGATCTGATCAGGATTTAATCCAATCCAGGTGGATTAATCCTGTCGGATCATTTTGAAATACCGGCCCCAGGCCTACACTTCATCCAGGGCTGACCTGAAGAGgggcatcaagaaggcccagcccTGCCACACGCTAAGGATTGAGGAGCACTTCAAAAACAACTCCGACCCCAGACGTATGTGGCAAGGCATCCAGGCTTTAACTGACTACAAACCCACCAACACCTCCCCCCAAAACAGTGATGCCTCCTTCCCTGACGAGCGCAACAGCTTTTATGCTCGCTTTGACAGGGAAACCAGGAGGCGACCATCAAGGCTGTGCCCACTTCAGACCACCAGcccctcacactctcctccatcgACGTGTGTGCTGCACTGAGCAGGATCAACGCACGTAAGGCTGCTGGCCCTGATGGCATCCCCGGACGCGTGCTCAGGGCCTGTGCTGGCCAGCTAGCTGAGGTCTTGACTGACATATTCAATCTGTCACTGGCCCAAGCAGCTGTCCCCACGTGCTTTAAAACCAGCTCCATCGTGCCAGTGCCTAAACACTCCACTGCAGCGAGCCTCAACGACTTCCGCCCTGTTGCACTCCCTCCCACCattatgaagtgcttcgagaggATGGTCCTGGCTCACCTCAAAACCTGTTTACCACCCACACTGGACCCCACCCAATTCGCCTACCGCCAGAACAGGAGCACGTAGGATGCCATCTCCACGGCACTTCACTCCGCACTTTCTCACCTGGACAATAACAACTCCTATGTAAGAATGCTGTTCATAG
This region includes:
- the LOC128425610 gene encoding zinc finger protein interacting with ribonucleoprotein K-like; the encoded protein is MVFVPSETQSAERRNMSAVQLLRMSVHERISAAAEDFLLQVEEGGGKARVPELRAKLSERLMAAGDQILAGLEKTLLEYEGRVERAEQSEREICRQRRLLDGVMQPKVWLHRAVCPADIKQLMVIIEEVPPEEQEDREPPHIKEEQEERWTNQDGQKLQGLEEADIKFTLTPGTVKSEEDEEKLKSSKLHPRETKENRADCGGPEPARNSGPGGHLQPVPEDKTEDSSETEDSEDDWMETREPQTGLNTNIQQVIVNKEDVPPEEQHWSPLVDQEDPEPHHIKEEQKEPWTNQYGQQLQGLEEADIKFTLTPVAVKSEEDEEKLKSSTLHPSETKESRADCGGPEPARNSGPDGRLQPGPEDKTEDSSETEESEDHWMETREPQTGLNTRNNKQPLSDMGCKTKKKSFSCSECGTRFNHRGNLNIHMRIHTGEKPFSCSECGKRFNQGGHLNIHKRIHTGQKQFSCSECGKRFSRRDSLNIHMRNHTGEKPFSCSDCGKRFNQRGDLNTHLRIHTGEKPFRCSECGNGFSHRGTLNRHKRIHTGEKPFRCSECDKGFSHRGTLNTHKRIHTGEKPFC
- the LOC128425611 gene encoding gastrula zinc finger protein XlCGF48.2, with the translated sequence MCSERRNMSAVELLRVSVHDRISAAAEDFLLQVEEGGGKARVPELRAMLIERLMAAGDQILAGLEETLLKYEDHVEQSEREIRRHRKLFDAVMKPEVRLHRAVYPADFQQVIVNKDDVPPEEQQWSRLVDQEDPEPPHIKEEQEEPWTNQDGQQLQGLEEADIKFTSTPVTVKSEEDEEKLKSSKLHPSETKKHRADCGGPEPARNSGPDGRLQPGPEDKTEDSSETEESEDHWMETREPQTGLNTRNNIQPLSYMGCKTEKKSFSCSQCGKRYSYKGDLNKHVRSHTGEKQFSCSECGKRFSHRGDLNRHMRSHTGEKQFSCSECGKRFSQRCHLNTHIKSHTGEKQLSCSECGKRFNQRGHLNIHMRSHTGEKPFSCSECGKRFTESGSLNTHMRTHTGEKPFRCSECGKGFSHRCNLNSHMRTHTVEKPFKCSECGKRFIKSGSLNTHIRSHTGEKPLS